A stretch of the Uranotaenia lowii strain MFRU-FL chromosome 3, ASM2978415v1, whole genome shotgun sequence genome encodes the following:
- the LOC129757476 gene encoding 26S proteasome non-ATPase regulatory subunit 12, translating to MDQNMDINAFEGRIVKMEVDYSATCDEKIPLCKEMAKNKNKFNEALEILLSLEKQTRIGADFVSSSRVLIAIVQICYEAGNWNYLNEYITILVKRRSQSKQAVAKMVQECCTYVDKTPDKETKLKLIDTLRTVTEGKIYVEVERARLTKILADIKEADGDVTGAATIMEELQVETYGSMDKREKVELILEQMRLCLSKQDFVRTQIIAKKINIKFFNDQEQQDLKLKYYDLMIRLDKDSSFIKTSRHYLAVVDSELITKEPERQQKMMIYAVLYCILSPYDNEQVDMMHNLSKNKLLEELPVYKELLRLFMCKELINFDALCTVYGAELNTFDIFNQETSHGKKCWAELKNRLIEHNVRIISNYYTRINLKRMAELLDLSEAECEDYLSRMVNAGTLKVKTDRPAGVIHFSQKKASSEILNDWAFGLNELMNLVNKTCHLINKEECINNVMPVGGTATVQS from the exons ATGGATCAAAATATGGATATCAACGCGTTTGAGGGTCGCATCGTTAAGATGGAAGTGGATTATAGTGCCACTTGCGATGAAAAAATTCCGCTCTGCAAGGAAATGGCtaagaacaaaaacaaattcaacgaggcactggaaattttgctgtcaCTGGAGAAACAAACCCGTATCGGGGCCGATTTCGTTTCCAGCTCCCGGGTTCTGATTGCGATTGTTCAGATATGCTACGAGGCAGGAAATTGGAATTATCTAAATGAGTACATCACGATTCTGGTCAAGCGACGATCCCAATCGAAACAGGCCGTGGCCAAGATGGTCCAGGAATGTTGTACCTACGTGGACAAAACCCCGGACAAGGAAACGAAGCTGAAGCTTATCGATACCCTTAGAACGGTTACCGAAGGTAAAATTTACGTCGAAGTCGAGCGGGCTCGTTTGACCAAAATCTTGGCTGACATTAAGGAAGCCGATGGGGATGTTACCGGGGCGGCCACCATCATGGAAGAGCTGCAGGTGGAAACGTACGGTTCCATGGATAAACGGGAAAAGGTTGAGCTGATCCTGGAACAGATGCGGCTCTGTTTGTCTAAGCAGGACTTCGTCCGAACTCAGATTATCGCCAAGAAGATTAACATCAAATTCTTCAACGATCAGGAACAGCAGGACCTGAAGCTGAAATACTACGATTTAATG ATCCGCTTGGACAAAGATTCGTCTTTCATTAAAACGTCCCGGCATTACTTGGCTGTGGTGGATTCGGAACTGATAACTAAGGAACCGGAACGGCAGCAAAAGATGATGATCTATGCGGTGCTGTACTGCATTCTATCGCCGTACGACAATGAACAGGTCGATATGATGCACAATCTTTCCAAAAACAAACTGCTGGAAGAACTTCCGGTTTACAA GGAACTCCTTCGACTGTTCATGTGCAAGGAGCTGATCAACTTCGACGCCCTGTGTACCGTATACGGAGCTGAACTGAATACCTTCGACATCTTCAACCAGGAAACGAGCCACGGTAAGAAGTGCTGGGCCGAGCTGAAGAATCGGTTGATCGAGCACAACGTTCGAATCATCAGCAACTACTATACCCGCATCAATCTGAAACGGATGGCCGAGCTGCTGGACCTGAGTGAGGCCGAATGCGAAGACTACCTGTCGCGGATGGTCAATGCTGGAACGTTAAAGGTGAAAACCGATCGACCGGCCGGTGTTATTCACTTCTCGCAGAAAAAGGCTTCGTCGGAGATTCTCAATGATTGGGCCTTTGGGTTGAATGAATTGATGAATCTGGTTAACAAGACCTGCCATCTTATTAACAAGGAGGAATGCATTAATAATGTTATGCCGGTGGGAGGAACAGCGACTGTTCAATCTTAA